The nucleotide sequence TCCTCTGATTCTGCAGATCTCCCTGGAGGCCGTGCGGAGTCTAGGCCTGCTCCTTGAGGGCTCAGGGAGTCAGGGCCGAGCGGTTCACCCCGTCCACCGGCTTCTGACCAAAGGCCCGCTGCAGACACAATCCGGCTACTCCACCCTCACCCGCTCCTTCCCCCTTCACAAGCTGCTCTCCGCTCTGCAGAACGGCCTCACGCTCAACCCGTTTGGGATGACCGCCTGCCTGCGCTCGGGGAAGAAGCTGGCCTGGGCTCAACAAGGTATCcattcagaaaaacacttttatcaATCATTCTCACTGTTCCTCAGGAGTTTAAAGTAACTCCTCTGCTCTTGATTTACAGTGGAGGGGGCGATGAAGAGAGCCAAAATAGCCAGAAACACCCACATGGCTCCACCGGGCAGCAGGATGGTGCTGATGTCGCAGGTCTTCAAGCAGACTTTGGCTAAAACCTCCGACAAGCTGACGGGCGCCAACATCAAGATCCACAGATGCTCGGACGCCTTCATTTACCTGCTGTCGCCTCTCAGGTGAGGAGGACTCTCGTCTTTAAGTTCAGGTTTGCAGGTTTCTGTAAGCGGCGTCTCATTATGTGTCGGTTTGTCGCCGTTTCAGATCAGTCAGCGTGGACAAGTGCAGAGACACCACCGTGGTTCTGGGTCCCGTTGAGACCAGCGTCCACATCCACAGCTGCCAGAACGTGCGTCTGGTGTGTGTAGCCGGCAGAGTCATCATCGGAGCCTCCTCCGGTTGCACCGTCCACGCCTTGACACCAAACCGGCCTCTGCTCCTGCCGGGGAACACAGACATTACCCTGGGGCCTTTCCACACCTTCTACCCGTCCCTGGAGGACCACATGGCCAGCGTAGGGCTAGCTGTGGTCCCAAGCCTCTGGGACCAACCTCTACTTCTAGGAACCGAGGGGCTGAACTCTTCACCTCACCACGACTCGGCCTGCTACCGCCTGCTGCCCCCCGCCGACTTCCACGCTCTGGTTGTGCCTTTCAACACGGAGGGGGACACCTGCGAGGTCCCGGGGGGGCTGCCTCCGCCGTACCAGGCCGCCGTGGAGGAGAAGCAGAAGAGGATCCAGAACTGGCAGAAGACCGTGATGGAGGCGCGGCTGAACAAGTGAGCGGCTCTCGTTATTAATAAGTGGAATCATTTGATCGACTGAGTAAAAGCTCTTAAACGCCTCTGAGATCGATGCCGGGGTAAAAATAAGTTTGGTTCCATTATCCCCTGCCCGGTCTGGATCAGTGGAAAGTTCTAACCTAAAAGCCATCCAGAGAAATCAATGAGAGTGTGACTCAGCCGCTCAGCTGGAGGGACGCTGTGGAGCTCTGTGGGTCTTAAAATAAACTCTGAGGGCTCCACAGTCCAACCCTGACCGGACCACACTCCTCACAGTGTGCTGGATCTCCAAACAAAGAGCCTTTCATTGATCTCTTTATCACACCGCGCTTCTTAAGAGTACAGAAACTTGACTCCACGTCTGTTTGAGAGTGCATGAAAGAGTCTGGAGTCATATCTGTTTCAAGGTTAATGTTTAGCAAAGCTCGTTTTTGTTTCACAGCAGGAAGTCAGGAACAAAATGCATCTGTTTGCATCCTTAGTGTGAGTTGCATGATTGTTCCTTTTGGCTGTTAAAAGTGAAAACACTGACAGCGAGATCAATACATGCCCGACATGCCACTAGCTAcatctgtgtctggtccatctctgatccactgcggtccggctccatgctctctcgtccgtcaacacccaccggttgtgtttccagagcgcagcatggagcaggaccgccggactcctggagtcatgtgaccgaggtttccccctctgtaatccctgaatcaaggattctcctcctcctcttctcctcatccatgttgtctttctggtcctctgaaaacctctgacctgttgactccaggcctggctccgctcatcatgactttggtttgttgttgtagttaagtgaaatacgatctggtgataacacagagtgtttgattctgaaaattaaccggatgttttcattttgttttggtgaaacctgacttcctgtcccgctccatctgctctgttgagattgatgcgtcgtgctccggcatccggcaacaaatagaagtcttgtgtatcagagacacagccggaacgcaatggagcggatccagtggaagttaacacagtgactagaatagaaacctatcagatccggagctgtgacggatcagacacggatctggtggaatttggtcatAAGAGAGAAGTCCTCGTCCAGAAGTCCTTTGATGCAAAACTACAGAACCTTTATCTGCAACTGAAGCTCTGAGAAAATAGCTCTCTACAAGTTTTATCATCGTCAAATCACCTCTGATGTGTTCTGAGATAAAATGCAAATCAAACTTTGTACTGATGTCTAAGTAGGTCAGAAACTGTACAGAAAGTTTGGGACTTTAAAGAGAAGATGGTGTTGAATTCACTGATGTTCACTGTTCTGTTGTTCCCCTTCTAACTTCTCTCTCTCGTCCGTCTGAagggagcagaagaagaagttccAGGAGCTGGTGGAGATGAAGTTTCACGAGTGGCTGCTGGAGACGGGTCACAGACAGGAACTGGACAGCCTgatccctccctctctgaccCCCCTGAGTGACTCTAACGGACCCACCACGGACCACAAACCCCTGAGGAACGGACGAGCGGTGGAACCGTCCCCTCTGGCCTGTTAACtgtcgtctgtgtgtgtgtgtgttggtagaTAACTCGCTGTCATGCAGGTAAACAGAAGTGTTACTGTACATATTTTTATTACTCACGCCTCAGTTTGGCACGTCGGCATCTTCTGAGTCTATCATTACAGAGAAGGGAAGAAAAGGCAGCTAAGTCCTCCTCGGCATACCTCGGCGAGGCGAGGATCGGCATGTTGCAGAACAACATTAACACGCTGCTGTTTACAGAGGTGTGACcttaaacacaacaacaggCTCTGAGAGGGACGAGGACAATGAGCTCTGACGGACATACTGGTGCAGAGACGCTCTCAAAGCACTGAGGGGTGAATGTTGGCCCTTTATTTGCTCCGTGGGGAAATAAGCATCAAAGAGAGACTTTTTTTAGAGTCAGTCGCTCTTCTTGAAACGCCACCGAATTTATCCTGCAGTAAAGCTGGAGTTaaacttcaaaacaacacaaaatagcACCAAAAACTTCAAAAATGAGGCAGGGGTGGACGTGCAACTTCCATTTCCTGCATCCCGCCACAGTTTTTTGCACTGGGAGCGCCCacgacctcaatttcagagcgcttcgtGACAGTCGGGTTTTCAAATCCTCTGTCTGCTTCATATTCGCTTTCATTTAACGacatttcatcaagaaactgtaaaaactgttgATAGGAATCGCTCTAAACTCGTTCCTCCGCCATTGGTTTTGACAAagctgatatcagaagtcccgccccttcttgaatctgattggtcggtgatcaggAAGTGACATTGAAGATGTAGCGGTGCGGTGTCCAGctgatttgtgtctcagtgctgtcagttgaaaacagttcaactgggtcatcaatgtcacttcctgATTACCGACCagtcagaatcaagaaggggcgggacttctgataccAGCTTTGTCAGCAACAATGGTGGAAGTtgaagtttagagctgctgctgatgctctgactCGATCTCTGTTGATAGTTTTTACACTTTCTTGTTGAAATGCAGAGTATGAAGcaaacagagcattttaaaacccACCGGTCACAAAGAGCTCTGCAGAAAATGGAAGTTGCACATCCACCGCCGCCTCATTTGTTTCGTTTTTTATGCTATTGTGTGTTAGAAAAGTCTTATTGTAAAGTTTCTTGATGAGATTTCGTTGAGTGAAAGCATGTTTGGAGCATGTAGAGCATTTGAAACCTAACGGTCACTACTTAGGGAAGCAGAAGGGCCGAAATGAAGGTCTGGGGCGCTCCCAGCAGACATGGCCTTCTTGTGGACGTGGAGAAAAAGAAGTAGCAGCTGATTCTAACTTGAATAAAAAGTCTTCAGCCTGAACTTAAAGCTCCATCTCTGCAGGGATCTCTTCTGTGAAGctgtcagacaccaaaacaagtCTTAAAGTCGTCGCTCGGGTCACATTTCAGTCGTTAGAGGCCGGAGTAAGAATGGTTTGAACCTGTCGGGCATTAATGAAAcattctttgtcatgttttgtgaaatcacagatgttttcttctctcctgTAACGTTGGAAACTAGAGAAGCTTCCTCCCAAAGTGACTCTTAGATTATTCTCCCAAACTCTGCTGAGGATTGTCAGTGAGGGGAAGTGAAAGCAGCACTTTGTAGATGAACTAACACGTCCTTAACGTTGGTACCAGtcaggtgtttgtgtttgtgtcacatgTGAGAGGAGAAGCTGAAGCTTCCTGTAGGTACGTGATCACGCCGTCCAAACTCCATCGCTGCTCTCGCTGCTCTCAGGCGTTTCAGCAGGTTGTGTTTTCTGCCACAGCTCAGTTATTGATCTCACAGCGGGGGGGTTTTCTGCAGCTTTCAAATGGAAATATTTGCTCTGCCATGATCAGAGTTCAGCCACGAGTCCGAcctgagagagcagagaaaagagaaCCGATAATAGACGTGCCAAATGAGGCTTTGGTTTACCTCCTGGATGTtggatgtgtgtatttttgtatggaCTCCCtcgtgtgtgtatatttgtacaTGTTAGCCTCACAGTGAGATTGTTGTCATGAGTGGACCCCGCCTACAGAGCTGTGTTCAGCATTTTAAACCTCTAAGTGTACTTCGGGCCTCTAACTCACTGTGGGACACGTCACAGGTCGGGTTCACACGTTTGAAGAAGATGGAATAAATATTCACTGTCAGATTATAATCACATATTCaaacgtatgtgtgtgtgtgagtatgtgtgtgtgtgtgtgagtgtgtgtcatcGTCTCATTGAATGTGACTTCACTGTAAAATGCCTTTCTGCTGTCGTCCTTATGATCCGAACCAGAGCACCTCTGTACAGCTGCTAGAAGAAGAAATATAGATGTAGATTTTTAATAATATAAAGATGAATAAAGTTTTGTATAAAACCGGCTTCGTCTGTTTGTGTAATCTTTAAGTCCAGTCCCTCGTATCCGTGGTGAACCAGTGATTCCTAAACCATGACCTGACAGTTCTACTCTTCAGTGGCACAAATCCAAAACCGGACACAAGTCACCCGGCTCTCTCACTGATctctggctgtgtaagatgcttgattctgattggtcctccATGTTGTTCAGAAGATGAGATGCTATGATGAAAAGCTTGTGTCCTCTTGAAGATATTCAGTTTTTGatcataaaagagaaaaaatgtcaacattgaAAAATATCAAAAGACAGAGAGGCGGATACACGAGGATGTTTcaatcaagaaagaaaagttaggggtgctggtggcctagcggtctaagtgccccgcatacagaggctacagtcctcgtcgcaggggtcgccggttcgattcccaacTGGTccaacatttcctgcatgtcttacccTGCTCTcaactccccatatttcctgtctctcttcagctgacctaCCAAATacaggccaaaaatataactttaaaaaataaaagaaagaaaggttatCAGGGGAAAGTACTagaaaatgtcagaataaaagCTCAAACATGCATCTAATAAAGAGAGAAGAgttctcttattttgaaaggataaaAATATAAAGAGCTGTATTAATGTGGAGGGACAGTCTGGGGCCAGATTGCTCCAACATGTTCAAATTTATGTTatataatgataaaaatgtcCAGTTTTTCactatttaattaaaataaagaaatctgtttattaaattaaatgtattttttcgatGTGTAGACAATTTTGATTCAATTTGGTTAAATAATGTTGCAGAAAAATTCCTAAATTTGCCACaaataatacattatttttatattatttgtgGCAAATACTTGTTTAAGTAGATAAATGAATCTCTGGTTGATTTAAACTTAAAAGCTGTCTATAATGTGTCTGATATCTGTTTCTGttacccagctctcttactgatcttccagctgtgtaggatgcttgattctgattgggccaaaaccccttgactacagttattaactttcactaacattgagcaacaccagagacaaactgatcacacgtcatgttcACTGAAACCACCAGATCTGGTAAACTGGTACGTTGCAGTTCCACTGCTCCTCTATACTCACACACTGCACCCTGAAGTGGTGTAATattggtgtgtgttttcacatcaCGTTATGGTGATGCAAAAGTACAAGAGGAACAtgctcagacatgcacacaaacacacagcaatgTTCCACCCTGCTGCTGCACATCCCCATCTTCTTCCCTAATTCAGCCGCTCAGGATCAGAGGTGGGAAGACTTTGCCCCACGATTACGCTTCCCCACATTGCAGAGGAGACATAAATATCCCTCCTTCAAATGTTTGTATGTAGGAGCCTAAAGTCAACTCTACAGGAGCAGATTAGACACAGAGGTCCAACTTCTCTCCTGCCTCACTTTGCAATCAatccttgttttaaaaaagagcaTAAAGTCTCTTTTTATTGTGCAGCAGGATCTGCAGTATGTCATTTCAAAGTTTGGTTTTAAAGAGGTTTCTTCCATCCCACCTGTGCAAACTTCACGCAGGCGTCTGCTTCTGTCACTCATACATCAGATGTGAGTCGATGTCCGACTCTTCACTGACTTAAAGGACTCTGAGGTCCAGATCACGGCAGCGTGACCGGCTGAATGCACTCATGCCTGACATTCTGTGAATATGCCAAAAAAAGCCTGGACCCGGAGCGCTGCTTTTTAAATTCTCCTATCAAAGCAGAGGTTGCTCTGTTATTGTAATATTGCTGCTATCTGCAGTTGGAAGTGGCATTCGAGAAATTCAGTTTGGCACAAATTAGTGCACGGTGCGAAAAATCTGGAAACGTCTGCAGGAAACGCTGCAGAGGGAAACGCTGCACCATTAATGCTTTTAATGCAACAACAGGGAAATACTCTGTGTGCAGAATCCATTATGATGAATCTGAAGATAGAAGCTGTTGGAAGAAACGACGTGTTCTTAAGTTAGCTCTGATTCTTACGTGTGGCGATTGAAAGCATgttattaaaacacacagaagctTCATTCTGCAGGAGAACCTttgatttgatgctttaattCAATATTTCTTTAAGAAGGATTCAAGTGGAGGGTTCAGGGTTCAAGTGGAGGATCCGAgtcttccttccctccctccgcCTGGATTCATCCACAAGGCAGACAGAAGTCCTGAGTTGGCAGGTCCTCACCAGGTGGGGGCAAGCTGGTGGAGCTGGCATGTGTGACATGGTGCGAGAGCTGGAGCTGCGGGTGGGCACTGGACCCAGCCAGGACAGAAGTGGGGGTCAATGGACGCTAACCATGCCCAGCCTTTATGCCGTAATCCTTCCTCGCTTTTCTGGAAAAACTGAATAGCACTAGAATCACTGACTCAATTTTTGGATCTCATTTTCATGACAAAGCGATTGTTCCCCTTGTAGCTccgctgttgttgttgtttaccaaCGTGGGAACGCCGGGTGTATAAAAAGGGAGcggtgagaggagagagcaaCATCGAGACCTCAGGGGAACAACCagctccaccagcagcagcagcagcagcaccaccaccaccaccaccagatcTCCCAAAACCACCAACAGTCAATCCAAGATGGGCAGGGTGAGTTCAGACCGGGCTGACTTGAAGGTTCCACCAATAAGTCTGGTTCtccttgaggtttctgcctgtgggAGCTTTTCTTACAGATGTTAATGTTTATATGGGGCCTGCTCTTttagtgaagcatcctgagatcAGCTTGGACTCTTCTTTGTGGGTTGTTGAGATTTGAAGTGTAGTTTAAGGAGCTCTTAGACGtctgaaaatgttcttcttGAAGTTACTGTGATTCAAAGTTGACAatcgtcctcctctcctcctctcctcctctcctcccacagATTGTCTTTTACGAGGATAAAAACTTCCAGGGCCGTCGCTATGAGTGCGACAGCGACTGCTCTGACTTCCACACCTACCTGAGCCGCTGCAACTCCATCCGGGTGGAGAGCGGCGCCTGGGTGGTGTACGAGAGGCCGAACTTCTTGGGCTACCAATACGTCCTGATCAGAGGAGAGTACCCCGAGTACCACCGCTGGATGGGCCTCAACGACCGCCTCAGCTCCTGCAAGTTGATCCACTTTGTAAGTCGGTGACAGCCTGTGGTCTGATCTGAGTGTCCTGAACTTTGTGTGCAGGATTCACCTCCACAGAGGATCCACTTCAAGGTTTAATCAGAAGCTGTAACAGCGGTCGTAGATTTCTCTTATCTTACTGAGAGAGGAGCCGACAGAAGCCacgcagagagcagagcagagagagaggttgttgGTGCTAACTGTGGCTGCAGGGCGTCGTCGATGCAGACAGATTATCTGGGTCAGTCTATTCGGATGATCAGAGTCTGGTTTAACGGACCCACAGCCTGCGGGCGCATTCAGGGCTTTCATACAAAAATCAAACTGGTGTGTAGACGCTGCATGTGTCgctctgactgtgtgaaccagtGAGCTCAAAGAAGGAGGGACGGTGTTGGTGTTGAGTCtagttttaaatcacagcttcaGGTCATTGATGCTTCGTTTGACAACAGATGAAGTTTGAGGAACGATTCAGGATTAGAAAGTTGTAAATTAGGATTGATTGTACGAGTGATCGGCGGATTCATTGATCAGCGCTCTCAGGAGCACATGCAGCAGATTATCACAGCTTGAACCAGCAGGAGTGAAGATGCAATATCAGTTATTGTTCCATATTATGTCATACATTCTCAAAGGAAAGGAGACTTCTGAGGAGAATCATTTCATCTGAAAATCTGCAGCACTGGCGGCCATGTTTGTAGTTCTGAAGCGACTCATTTGTAGGCGTTTCAACAGAGATCTAAATTCTGACGAGTCTTCAGGTGAGAGGACGCTTAGAAAACATGCAGGATCACAAAGTCTGTGAGTAAATGATGTTGAACTCGTCTGCAGAGTGAGTCTACCTTTAGCAGATCTAGCACCCCCTCACAGGTCAgcatcctcatgcctgtgctggttcctcatgtctctgttgGCGTgtttatatgtcagtttaaccagacacatcTTCATCTACTAGATCAAggatccaggtagtagagcttcatggcctcagagctgcagccccagctagtggagggaggctgaactacagctCAGAGTAGAATGAAGACTAGTTGAATCATCTGCTCGACTACCCTTGAACATCTCCTCTTGGATCTCACTCAGGAACCCTTTTTCTGGTTGTACGATACAAATCTCATCTCCCTATATATCCCcccttctccttttttctcaccTCACATCCCCTTCCTGTTCTTTCCCAACCCTCTGCACTAAAAACCACCTCCTCCGTTCCTTCATCTATCCCTCTCCACACGCTacctctttccatctttcttcctcgctccctccctccatcccctccCTCCAGGCCAGCGGGTCCACGTACAAGATGCAGCTGTATGAGAAGGCAGACTTCAGCGGCCAGGCCTACGAAACCTCCGAGGACTGCCCCTCTCTCCTTGACAAGTTTCGCATGAGGGAGTTCAACTCCTGCAAGGTCTACGACGGCTGGTGGGTCTTCTACGAGCACCCCAACTACCGTGGACGCCAGTACTTCCTGGAGAAAGGGGAATACCGCAAACCCGGAGACTGGGGCGCCGTCAGTCCCACCGTCCAGTCCTTCAGGCGCGTCACCGAGTGATCCAACCTCCatccaaaaatgttcagaaaagaTCTACTGTGCTGacatttgactttgattttcaTTGACTACTTTGTGATTTTGAACTGAGGTCTCACAAATAAAGCCTGTCCTGTAAGCAGACTGACGATGTGTCTGTGGGTTTCTTAGTCAGAGGTTGTTCCTCATCCAGAACTCAACGCAGCACTCACCTGATCCTTAAAACAGACTCCAGGTAGCCTCCACTTAGACCTTTAGAATCAGTTTTCCTTCCTGTCTCATGTTTCTAACAGCTGAAGGTTTACAAAACTACCTGAGACTAATGATCacacaccttcatatcttaaagacctcatagtgttctattacccctctagaactctacgctcccaacatgcaggcctgctcatcgtacctgaagtctctaaaagtagtatgggaggtagagccttcagttatcaggcccctctcctttggaatcatctaccagtcagggtccgggaggcagacaccctctctacttttaagagtaggcttcaaactttcctttttgataaagcttatagttagagctggatcaggcttggaccaggtctcagttatgctgctataggcttagactgacacactgggatcctgtctttccctctctctcctctctctgcctgtctctcactttaactcttcctgtcccattaaagttactaaccatagacctttctggagtccctgagctcccttgtctcgtaggttcctctggatctctgctggagattccttttttggggtctgttattcatcctttctttctttctttctttctttctttctttctttctttctttctttctttcttctttctttctttcttcctttcttctttccttctttgtttgtttgtttctttctttctttcttactgtctttctttcatctttcttccttcttcttctttctttctttcttttttctttcttttctgttccttctctctttctttctttctttctttcatcctttcttccttctttctttctttctttctttcttcttctttctttctttctttctttctttctttctttttccttctttctttcttctttctttctttctttttcttctttattctgttccttctctcttcttctttctttcattccttcctttctttccttcttctttctttcttcttctttctttctttctttctttctttctttcttctttctttctttctttccttctttttttcttctttctttcttctttctttcttttttctttctttccttctttttttcttctttctttcttcttctttctttctttctttcttctttcttttttctcttttctgttcttcttctctctctttctttctttctttcttcttcttttttcttctttattctgttccttctctctttctttcttcattccttcctttccttctttctttgcttctcttctttctttctttcttctttctttctttctttctttatttctttctttcttcttctttccttcctttctttctttcctttctttctttttatctctttcttctttccatgtttcttcatcctttatgtcccTCTTCCTTACCCTCTTTCCTTCCTCATTTCTTCCccatttctcctcttttcttcttctggtcccctctcttctctctttcttagacctttctggagtccctgagctcccttgtctcgtaggttcctctggatctctgctgtagattccttttttggggtctgttattcatcctttctttctttctttctctctgtgcaaTAAAGCTTCTTGGGGCTTAAAATCTTGGAAAAGGATGCACCGGACTCTAGAGGAGAGCTCTTTGCAGAAAGGAGTGTAACAAGAGTACCATGCTGGATCTGAGCTACACATTTAAAACTAGTCTGCCAATTGAAGCAGAGTTAGACCGACTATTTCAACATcctgcaaagaaaaacatctgttttattGGATACTTTGTGTTAAAAGAAAAGAGTCTTATGCTTTaagaaaatgttatttatggAGGGTTCTTGTCCCTCGAGTTGTCAGAAGAATCTGAGCTTTTAGTGCTTGGACAAGATGGATTATGTTGCAGCCGTTTTGCAGGTGCACGCTGAAGCACTCCCAAAACTTTAGCTGCCTTTGAATCATTTGTGACGTTTGAATGTTTGTCAAAGCTCAGAGTGTTAAAGTACAGGAACTCCTCTTCAACAGAGTCACAGAGAAAAACCTTCAGATCCTTCATCCCAGTGCAGGTCTGAGGTCCACGAGGACAGGCTGAGGGTTGAAGTGAGTCCCAAATGAGAAACagtttcctcctccaccaatcAGGAGCAGCTCGGGTTCCTCTCCGTCCGTCAGCTCCGAGCAGAAAGAGTGAAGCATCAGAGGCCAGGGCACCgaggtctgcagagaggaggagcacAACAACACATTTATCAGTGTCCTCGATTCAATCCAGTTAAAACTAAACACAGATTATAATCTGACCGTGTCCAGGCTGAACTCCACGCCGCTGCGTGCTGCAAGGTCGATGATCAGCACGCCTGGGACGCCGTCTGAGTGCAGCCAAACTCCTCCGACCACCAC is from Notolabrus celidotus isolate fNotCel1 chromosome 10, fNotCel1.pri, whole genome shotgun sequence and encodes:
- the tbccd1 gene encoding TBCC domain-containing protein 1, with protein sequence MEADSVSIWPRMEPFLLGALQVAPPSKLSLHYLRKMATYVRTRDGCFPVLSWSMWRHIACGKLQLPEDLAWLYFETFDLLIGHTPEERLEWAECLSQCSSKSELDQQRTKLSVDTLQFLLFLYIQQLNRVSLRTSLIGEEWPSHRTRSPSPSDREAKTSSQNKNWDDQAHLSFVQSHLAEILELLVEPGQRSESGQALRDCKISLEAVRSLGLLLEGSGSQGRAVHPVHRLLTKGPLQTQSGYSTLTRSFPLHKLLSALQNGLTLNPFGMTACLRSGKKLAWAQQVEGAMKRAKIARNTHMAPPGSRMVLMSQVFKQTLAKTSDKLTGANIKIHRCSDAFIYLLSPLRSVSVDKCRDTTVVLGPVETSVHIHSCQNVRLVCVAGRVIIGASSGCTVHALTPNRPLLLPGNTDITLGPFHTFYPSLEDHMASVGLAVVPSLWDQPLLLGTEGLNSSPHHDSACYRLLPPADFHALVVPFNTEGDTCEVPGGLPPPYQAAVEEKQKRIQNWQKTVMEARLNKEQKKKFQELVEMKFHEWLLETGHRQELDSLIPPSLTPLSDSNGPTTDHKPLRNGRAVEPSPLAC
- the LOC117820309 gene encoding gamma-crystallin S-like, with translation MGRIVFYEDKNFQGRRYECDSDCSDFHTYLSRCNSIRVESGAWVVYERPNFLGYQYVLIRGEYPEYHRWMGLNDRLSSCKLIHFASGSTYKMQLYEKADFSGQAYETSEDCPSLLDKFRMREFNSCKVYDGWWVFYEHPNYRGRQYFLEKGEYRKPGDWGAVSPTVQSFRRVTE